A genomic stretch from Bacillus sp. N1-1 includes:
- a CDS encoding DHH family phosphoesterase has product MPKFLTKRWHGYHVVALFVISILFIGIITYYNWILGIGSVVVMTLLVYTAIRAESLFQAALRDYVSTLSHRVKKVGDEALMEMPFGILLYDEEYHIEWTNPYLPIMMEKEQLIGLSLNDISEQIIPFLKSEANEEILTIHDRKYKTYFKQEERLLYFFDVSEKVEIQRLYNEEKTVVGIIYLDNYEEVTQGLGDQVRSNLNSSVTSILNNWADEQGIFLKRSSSEKFFAVLNQKILQDLEKNKFSILDEVREATSKENVSITLSIGVGSGHSTLTELGQLAQSSLDLALGRGGDQVAIKQTTGKVKFYGGKTNPIEKRTRVRARVISHALRELVLDSDQVIIMGHKNPDMDSIGASIGILKVAQANGKEGSIVFDQNQRTSGVSRLIEEIEGNEQLWARFIDPEDALENCTPNTLLVVVDTHKPSLVMEERLLQKLDHVVVIDHHRRGEEFIEDPVLVYMEPYASSTAELVTELFEYQPKRLKMDIMEATALLAGIIVDTKSFTLRTGSRTFDAASYLRAHGADTVLVQEFLREDIAQYIRRAKIIEKSHIYRSGIAIALGEKDQTYDQVLIAQAADTLLSMSGVIASFVISKRNDGKISISARSLGEVNVQIIMEGLNGGGHLTNAATQIDSGSIEEAEAMLKETIDNYLEGSEDES; this is encoded by the coding sequence ATGCCAAAGTTTTTAACGAAACGGTGGCATGGTTATCATGTGGTAGCCTTGTTCGTCATTTCCATCCTGTTTATCGGCATCATCACCTATTACAACTGGATATTAGGAATTGGGAGCGTAGTGGTTATGACGCTTCTTGTTTATACAGCGATTCGAGCTGAGTCTTTATTCCAAGCTGCTCTCAGAGACTACGTTTCGACTCTGTCTCACCGTGTGAAGAAGGTGGGAGACGAGGCTCTGATGGAAATGCCATTTGGAATCTTGCTGTATGATGAGGAATATCACATCGAATGGACGAATCCTTATTTGCCTATCATGATGGAGAAAGAGCAATTGATAGGACTTTCTTTGAATGATATTTCTGAACAAATTATTCCCTTTCTAAAATCAGAGGCGAATGAAGAAATTTTAACGATTCATGATCGAAAATACAAAACGTATTTTAAGCAAGAAGAAAGATTGCTCTATTTCTTTGATGTGAGTGAAAAAGTAGAAATTCAGCGTCTTTATAATGAAGAAAAAACAGTTGTTGGGATTATTTATCTTGATAACTATGAAGAAGTCACCCAGGGTCTTGGTGACCAGGTGCGCAGTAACTTAAACAGCTCCGTCACATCGATTCTAAATAACTGGGCAGATGAACAGGGAATCTTCTTAAAGCGAAGTTCATCTGAGAAATTCTTTGCTGTTTTAAATCAAAAAATTCTTCAAGACTTAGAAAAAAATAAGTTTTCGATTCTTGATGAAGTTCGTGAAGCGACTTCTAAGGAAAATGTTTCGATTACATTAAGTATTGGAGTTGGTAGCGGACATAGTACGCTTACCGAACTTGGTCAGTTAGCTCAATCCAGCCTTGATCTTGCGCTTGGACGCGGTGGTGATCAAGTTGCTATTAAGCAGACGACAGGGAAAGTGAAATTTTATGGTGGAAAGACAAACCCTATTGAAAAGCGGACGAGGGTAAGAGCACGAGTCATTTCCCATGCATTACGGGAACTTGTCCTTGATAGTGACCAAGTGATTATCATGGGACATAAAAACCCTGATATGGATTCAATTGGTGCTTCCATTGGTATTCTTAAAGTAGCCCAGGCAAATGGAAAAGAAGGTTCAATCGTTTTTGACCAAAATCAACGGACTAGCGGTGTCTCAAGATTAATCGAAGAGATTGAAGGGAATGAGCAACTTTGGGCACGTTTTATAGACCCTGAAGATGCACTTGAGAATTGTACGCCTAATACGCTTTTAGTTGTCGTCGATACGCATAAACCATCACTTGTTATGGAAGAGCGTCTTTTGCAAAAGCTCGATCATGTCGTTGTCATTGATCACCATAGACGTGGAGAAGAGTTTATTGAAGATCCGGTTCTTGTCTACATGGAACCTTATGCTTCTTCGACAGCGGAGCTTGTTACGGAACTCTTTGAATACCAGCCAAAACGGCTTAAAATGGACATCATGGAGGCAACCGCACTTCTAGCCGGTATTATTGTGGATACGAAAAGCTTTACGCTTAGGACCGGTTCTAGAACATTTGATGCTGCTTCTTATTTGAGGGCGCATGGTGCTGATACTGTCCTTGTTCAAGAGTTCCTCCGTGAAGACATTGCGCAGTATATTAGAAGAGCCAAAATCATAGAGAAGTCCCACATTTATCGGAGTGGGATTGCGATCGCACTAGGGGAAAAGGATCAGACCTATGATCAAGTATTAATTGCTCAAGCGGCAGATACGCTTTTATCAATGAGCGGCGTGATTGCTTCTTTCGTTATTTCAAAACGAAATGATGGTAAAATTAGCATTAGTGCAAGGTCGCTAGGGGAAGTGAATGTCCAGATTATTATGGAAGGCCTTAATGGTGGTGGACATTTAACGAACGCTGCGACGCAGATTGACTCAGGTTCAATTGAAGAAGCAGAGGCAATGCTTAAGGAAACAATCGATAACTATTTGGAAGGGAGCGAAGATGAATCATGA
- a CDS encoding YybS family protein — MKNQGVRQLVEGAALAAVFAVLFLITIYVPLLGSLTLWALPIPFILMVVRNGMKSGLVMWAVTLVLGVLTAGLPSLVMTFTVALGGITAGYLYAIRKSALAVLVGSGLAYVVGLVLAFVSSILVIGQNPADLVVEMMNQSFQQAESIYRSLGQDTSQFNQLKEQISLLRYLIPTGLVLMGVVIALISQLLSVPILRRVGNFQPPVFQPIREWTFPKSFLWYYLVVTIVMMVGLEEGSAVFVAAINVYSILNALIFVQGLAVIYFFCHQKGWPIVVPILLTFLGFALTSFIVIIGIIDLGFELRRRMKS; from the coding sequence TTGAAGAATCAAGGTGTTAGGCAGTTAGTTGAAGGGGCTGCGCTTGCGGCCGTATTTGCTGTTTTGTTTCTGATTACGATTTATGTACCACTTCTCGGCTCTCTTACGCTCTGGGCTCTTCCTATCCCGTTTATATTGATGGTTGTACGCAATGGGATGAAGAGTGGGCTAGTGATGTGGGCTGTGACGCTTGTACTAGGGGTTTTAACGGCAGGTCTTCCTTCTCTCGTTATGACGTTCACGGTGGCGCTTGGAGGGATAACTGCTGGGTATTTATACGCAATTCGTAAGTCTGCACTTGCTGTATTGGTAGGAAGCGGGTTAGCGTATGTAGTCGGCCTTGTGCTTGCATTTGTATCAAGTATTCTAGTGATCGGCCAAAATCCAGCTGACCTAGTCGTGGAAATGATGAATCAATCCTTTCAACAAGCAGAGTCGATTTATCGTTCGCTTGGTCAGGACACTAGCCAATTTAATCAACTTAAAGAGCAAATTAGTTTATTACGCTATTTAATTCCAACAGGTTTAGTGCTCATGGGTGTAGTGATTGCACTTATTTCACAGCTACTTTCTGTTCCGATTTTAAGGAGAGTAGGCAACTTTCAGCCACCAGTCTTTCAGCCAATCAGAGAATGGACATTTCCGAAGAGTTTTTTATGGTATTATTTAGTTGTTACTATTGTTATGATGGTAGGATTAGAAGAAGGATCGGCTGTGTTTGTGGCAGCCATTAATGTGTACTCTATACTCAATGCTCTGATATTTGTACAGGGTCTTGCTGTAATTTACTTTTTTTGCCATCAAAAAGGATGGCCCATCGTCGTGCCAATTCTGTTAACGTTTCTTGGCTTCGCACTAACATCATTTATTGTTATTATTGGAATCATTGATCTTGGTTTCGAATTGCGAAGGAGAATGAAATCATAG
- a CDS encoding HPr family phosphocarrier protein, protein MNVETSTVTLTAPLSMNSLMAFVKKAKTFDSHVSLYRNGHSINGKNLTSVITFNLTVKESDSILLIADGEDAQEASMQLVEWLQKEMDGAKEETLSLM, encoded by the coding sequence ATGAACGTTGAAACTTCAACAGTAACACTTACCGCACCGCTTAGTATGAATTCTCTTATGGCATTCGTCAAAAAAGCGAAGACGTTTGATAGTCACGTGTCTCTCTATCGAAATGGGCATAGCATTAACGGAAAGAATTTAACGAGCGTTATCACGTTTAATCTGACCGTGAAAGAAAGTGATTCGATTCTACTTATTGCTGACGGCGAAGATGCGCAAGAAGCATCTATGCAATTAGTCGAGTGGCTTCAAAAAGAGATGGATGGTGCGAAGGAAGAGACGCTTTCTCTTATGTAG
- the rpsR gene encoding 30S ribosomal protein S18: MARPGGRRGRRKKVCFFTVNKITYIDYKDVDLLKRFVSERGKILPRRVTGTSAKYQRQLTRAVKRARQMALLPYVLGE, encoded by the coding sequence ATGGCAAGACCAGGTGGACGCAGAGGTCGTCGTAAAAAGGTTTGTTTCTTCACAGTAAACAAAATCACTTACATCGACTATAAAGATGTAGATCTTCTTAAACGCTTCGTATCTGAGCGTGGAAAAATTCTTCCACGTCGTGTAACAGGTACTAGCGCTAAATACCAACGTCAATTGACTCGCGCAGTTAAACGTGCTCGTCAAATGGCTTTACTACCATACGTACTTGGTGAGTAA
- the ssb gene encoding single-stranded DNA-binding protein codes for MLNRVVLVGRLTKDPELRYTPSGVAVANFTLAVNRPFTNQQGDREADFINIVVWRRQAENAANFLKKGSLAGVDGRVQTRSYDNSQGQRVFVTEVMAESVQFLEPKGSNQGGGGSGNSSNYGGGNQNRETGGYGNQNQNRDNNRDHSNFGDDPFASDGKPIDISDDDLPF; via the coding sequence ATGCTGAATCGCGTCGTATTAGTTGGACGTTTAACAAAAGACCCTGAATTGCGTTATACCCCTAGTGGCGTAGCGGTGGCGAACTTCACACTTGCTGTGAATCGCCCGTTTACGAATCAGCAGGGAGACCGCGAAGCTGATTTTATCAACATTGTTGTATGGCGCAGACAGGCAGAAAATGCAGCCAATTTCTTGAAAAAAGGCAGCCTTGCTGGTGTAGATGGACGAGTTCAGACTCGCTCTTATGATAATAGCCAGGGACAGCGTGTGTTTGTGACAGAAGTGATGGCTGAAAGCGTCCAATTTCTCGAGCCTAAAGGTTCTAACCAAGGCGGTGGCGGAAGCGGCAACAGTAGCAACTACGGTGGCGGCAACCAAAACAGAGAAACCGGCGGTTACGGGAATCAGAACCAAAATCGTGATAACAACCGTGATCACTCCAATTTTGGAGATGACCCGTTTGCGAGCGATGGCAAGCCGATCGACATTTCAGATGATGACTTGCCGTTCTAA
- the rpsF gene encoding 30S ribosomal protein S6: protein MRNYEIMYIIRPNIEEDAQKALVERFNGILTDNGAEINETKEMGKKRLAYEIENFNSGIYMLLNINSNTEAIDEFSRLMKINDDVLRFMTINLEEAKK from the coding sequence ATGCGTAACTACGAAATTATGTACATTATCCGTCCAAACATTGAAGAGGATGCACAGAAAGCTCTTGTCGAGCGTTTCAACGGAATCCTTACTGACAATGGTGCGGAAATTAATGAAACTAAAGAAATGGGTAAGAAGCGTCTTGCTTATGAAATCGAGAATTTCAACAGCGGGATCTACATGCTTCTTAACATTAACAGTAACACTGAAGCGATTGATGAATTCAGCCGTTTGATGAAAATCAACGACGATGTTCTTCGTTTCATGACGATCAACCTAGAAGAAGCTAAAAAGTAA
- the ychF gene encoding redox-regulated ATPase YchF: protein MALTTGIVGLPNVGKSTLFNAITQAGAESANYPFCTIDPNVGIVEVPDERLQKLTELVKPKKTIPTAFEFTDIAGIVKGASKGEGLGNKFLSHIRQVDAISQVVRCFDDENITHVSGKVDPISDIETINLELILADLESVDKRIARVQKMAKQKDKEALAEFNVLTKLKEAFEEEQPARSVELTEEEEKIVYGYHLLTKKPVLYVANVDEDDLLDPSDNEYVAKVREYASKEGAEVIVVCAKIESELAELDGEEKDAFLEDIGISEPGLNKLIRASYDLLGLATYFTAGEQEVRAWTFRLGMKAPQAAGIIHTDFERGFIRAEIVAYDDLVEAGTMAIAKEKGKVRLEGKEYIVKDGDVIHFRFNV, encoded by the coding sequence ATGGCATTAACCACCGGTATTGTAGGGCTTCCGAATGTTGGGAAGTCAACGTTATTTAATGCAATTACACAGGCAGGAGCAGAGTCAGCGAACTATCCGTTCTGTACAATCGATCCGAACGTTGGGATTGTAGAGGTTCCTGATGAGCGTCTTCAAAAGCTTACTGAACTAGTAAAGCCAAAGAAAACCATTCCAACAGCTTTTGAATTTACCGATATTGCTGGAATTGTAAAAGGGGCAAGTAAAGGAGAAGGACTAGGAAATAAGTTTCTTTCTCATATTCGCCAAGTAGACGCAATCTCTCAGGTTGTTCGTTGTTTTGATGATGAGAACATTACGCACGTGTCTGGTAAAGTAGATCCTATTTCAGATATTGAAACAATTAACCTTGAGCTTATTCTTGCTGATCTTGAATCAGTTGATAAGCGGATTGCGCGCGTTCAAAAAATGGCGAAACAAAAAGACAAAGAAGCATTGGCTGAGTTTAACGTTCTTACAAAATTGAAAGAAGCGTTTGAGGAAGAGCAGCCTGCTCGAAGTGTAGAACTAACAGAAGAAGAAGAGAAAATCGTATATGGGTATCACCTACTAACGAAAAAGCCTGTTCTTTATGTAGCAAACGTTGATGAAGATGATCTTCTAGATCCTTCAGATAATGAATATGTCGCTAAAGTTCGTGAATATGCTTCAAAAGAAGGCGCTGAAGTCATTGTTGTTTGTGCGAAAATTGAGTCTGAGCTTGCTGAGCTTGATGGGGAAGAGAAAGACGCTTTCCTTGAGGATATTGGTATTTCAGAGCCTGGTTTGAACAAATTAATTCGTGCTTCTTACGACCTTCTTGGATTAGCAACTTATTTCACCGCAGGTGAGCAAGAAGTTCGTGCGTGGACATTCCGTCTTGGTATGAAAGCTCCTCAGGCAGCAGGTATTATCCATACCGACTTTGAACGTGGATTTATTCGCGCTGAAATTGTCGCTTATGATGACCTAGTTGAAGCTGGGACAATGGCGATCGCGAAAGAAAAAGGAAAAGTTCGTCTTGAAGGAAAAGAGTATATTGTAAAAGACGGAGACGTGATCCATTTCCGTTTTAACGTATAA
- a CDS encoding DUF951 domain-containing protein has translation MSDKEFGLNDVVEMKKAHPCGENRWKVIRMGADIRIKCLGCDHSVMLPRKEFSKKLKKVLEHAES, from the coding sequence ATGTCCGATAAAGAATTTGGCTTAAATGACGTTGTTGAAATGAAGAAAGCTCATCCGTGTGGGGAGAACCGATGGAAAGTGATTCGAATGGGAGCGGATATTCGTATTAAATGTCTAGGTTGTGACCACAGTGTAATGCTCCCACGAAAAGAGTTTTCTAAAAAGCTGAAGAAAGTCCTTGAGCATGCGGAATCTTGA
- a CDS encoding mechanosensitive ion channel family protein: MDWFEPMWNSAYDYLSNRDLWGNIVKRGFTILAIIIGTWIFLRIAKSALAQIFAIRLKSPLRLSERREATLIRLIENILTYVTYFIALVMILSEFDVDVRTLIAGAGVVGLAVGFGAQNLVRDVITGFFIIFEKQFSVGDYVRISGVEGFVEEIGLRVTKIKSWTGELHILPNGNINQVTNYSIHNSIAVVDVNIAYEERIPEAEKVIIHLLDELYEQFDAMIVKPEYLGVQNLGPSEVVLRIISEVQPMEHWVIGREIRKAVKQRFDEIGIEIALPRVVMYQRDEQSEVKEKA; the protein is encoded by the coding sequence TTGGATTGGTTCGAGCCAATGTGGAATTCTGCGTACGATTATTTATCCAATCGTGACCTTTGGGGAAATATAGTCAAAAGAGGATTTACTATTCTTGCAATTATCATCGGAACGTGGATTTTTCTTCGGATCGCAAAATCGGCCCTTGCGCAAATTTTCGCGATCCGATTGAAAAGCCCGCTTCGATTATCAGAACGGAGAGAAGCGACGCTTATCCGCTTAATTGAAAATATTTTAACCTACGTCACCTATTTTATTGCGCTTGTGATGATCTTGAGTGAGTTTGATGTCGATGTTCGAACGCTTATCGCCGGAGCTGGTGTCGTTGGTTTGGCAGTTGGTTTCGGTGCCCAGAACCTCGTTCGCGACGTCATTACAGGCTTTTTTATTATTTTTGAGAAACAATTTTCCGTGGGGGATTATGTACGGATTTCTGGAGTGGAAGGTTTTGTTGAAGAAATAGGATTGCGTGTTACGAAAATTAAAAGCTGGACAGGAGAGCTTCATATTCTGCCGAATGGTAACATAAATCAAGTGACGAATTACTCAATTCATAATAGTATTGCCGTAGTGGATGTGAACATTGCGTATGAAGAACGTATACCAGAAGCTGAAAAAGTGATCATTCATTTATTGGACGAGCTATATGAACAGTTCGATGCTATGATTGTAAAACCAGAATATCTTGGCGTGCAGAATTTAGGACCTTCAGAAGTGGTTCTCAGAATCATCTCGGAAGTGCAGCCAATGGAGCACTGGGTCATTGGTCGAGAAATTAGAAAAGCGGTTAAGCAACGTTTTGATGAAATAGGAATTGAAATTGCTCTTCCGCGTGTTGTGATGTATCAACGTGATGAACAGAGTGAAGTGAAGGAAAAAGCATAA
- the yyaC gene encoding spore protease YyaC: MNLRDKFFQKKPAAYRIHHEDTLASKTLSEKLSLLLPARRTDSIVIVCIGTDRSTGDALGPLVGTKLQQLKPKATIYGTLESPVHAVNLNEVMESIAERHPRPFIIGIDACLGRLHSVGIITAGEGPVKPGAGVKKELPEVGNIHLTGIVNVSGFMEYFVLQNTRLNLVMKMADVMAISLHESIEAYGRDVPIEKHKASNWGDDLIQLP; encoded by the coding sequence ATGAATCTTCGAGACAAGTTTTTTCAAAAAAAGCCTGCTGCGTATCGAATCCATCATGAGGATACTCTTGCTAGTAAAACGCTTAGTGAGAAGCTTTCCTTACTTTTACCAGCACGAAGAACGGATTCAATCGTAATTGTTTGTATTGGCACCGACCGCTCAACAGGAGATGCACTCGGTCCACTTGTTGGCACCAAACTGCAACAACTAAAGCCGAAAGCTACGATATACGGGACGCTTGAATCACCTGTGCATGCTGTCAATTTAAATGAGGTTATGGAATCAATCGCAGAGCGTCATCCCCGTCCATTTATTATTGGAATTGATGCTTGTCTCGGACGGCTTCACTCAGTCGGTATTATTACTGCTGGAGAAGGTCCAGTTAAGCCAGGGGCTGGTGTGAAAAAAGAGCTTCCGGAAGTAGGAAATATTCACTTAACTGGTATTGTGAATGTAAGTGGGTTTATGGAATACTTTGTTTTGCAAAATACGAGGTTAAATCTTGTTATGAAAATGGCTGATGTGATGGCAATCAGTCTTCACGAATCGATTGAAGCTTATGGAAGAGACGTTCCAATTGAAAAACACAAAGCATCAAATTGGGGAGATGACCTGATTCAACTTCCATAA
- a CDS encoding DUF554 domain-containing protein produces the protein MVFLGTVVNGVAIMVGALIGTVSRRIPDRMKTTIMQGLALVITVIGLQMAMKSEQFLIVIGSLVIGGMLGEYWDLEGKLATLGSWIEKKTGAASEGSVAQAFVTATLVYVVGAMAILGALDSGLRNDHSILFTKSLIDGFTAIMFTATLGYGVLFSAIPVMIYQGLIALFASQINQIVPQILLDAFIAEVTSAGGIMIMAIGLNLLGIIKIRVANFLPALLIAAILVTALYFFPAIL, from the coding sequence ATGGTGTTTTTAGGTACGGTTGTAAACGGAGTAGCCATTATGGTTGGTGCTTTAATCGGAACAGTTAGCAGACGAATTCCAGACAGAATGAAAACGACCATTATGCAAGGGCTTGCTCTCGTTATTACGGTGATTGGCCTTCAAATGGCCATGAAAAGCGAGCAATTCCTTATTGTGATTGGCAGTCTTGTTATTGGTGGGATGCTAGGAGAGTACTGGGATCTTGAAGGGAAACTTGCAACATTGGGTAGCTGGATTGAAAAGAAAACAGGAGCTGCTTCTGAGGGGAGCGTTGCCCAGGCTTTTGTCACAGCTACTCTTGTTTATGTAGTTGGTGCGATGGCGATTCTTGGTGCACTTGATAGCGGACTGCGAAATGATCACTCGATTTTATTTACGAAGTCACTAATTGATGGTTTTACCGCAATTATGTTTACCGCCACGCTTGGTTATGGGGTGTTGTTTTCAGCTATTCCCGTTATGATTTATCAAGGATTAATCGCTTTGTTTGCTTCTCAAATTAATCAAATCGTCCCTCAAATCCTCCTTGATGCTTTTATTGCAGAAGTGACATCAGCTGGAGGCATAATGATTATGGCAATTGGCCTAAACTTGCTTGGTATCATAAAAATTCGTGTGGCTAATTTTCTTCCTGCTTTATTAATTGCTGCGATTCTTGTGACGGCTTTGTACTTTTTTCCCGCTATTCTTTAA
- a CDS encoding aminotransferase class V-fold PLP-dependent enzyme produces the protein MIYFDQAATSFPKPPEVVQAMTEVMTEYAANPGRGGHALSRRANDTVIRAREQLADFFGFNHSERVCFTANATAALNQAIKGFHFLEGDHVLTTSYEHNSVRRPLEYMKKAVGIEVDYFNIGEYNEFDSDAFRQGIQPNTKMIIVSHGSNLTGNIVPIDVIGGIAREKEITFLVDASQTAGIVPIHMSDMSIDLLAFPGHKGLLGPQGTGVLMVSEGIELKPLYHGGTGSSSELIDQPNQLPERLESGTLNTPGIAGLLAGLNAVKKMGLDEIRKHEQKLTEILVNRLNQIDYVHVYGPEQRLAVIPFTIDGIDAQEIAIILDQHYQIAVRAGLHCTPLGHETIGTSKTGTVRLSVGPYNTEDEVYKVIEAIEEIVEGYFG, from the coding sequence GTGATATATTTTGATCAAGCGGCTACATCTTTTCCTAAACCGCCGGAAGTCGTTCAGGCTATGACAGAGGTGATGACAGAGTATGCAGCAAATCCAGGCCGAGGTGGGCACGCCTTATCTAGACGTGCTAATGATACAGTTATTCGTGCACGTGAACAACTGGCGGATTTTTTTGGTTTTAATCATTCGGAACGCGTTTGTTTTACAGCTAATGCAACTGCGGCTCTAAACCAAGCGATTAAAGGTTTTCATTTTCTTGAAGGAGATCATGTTCTAACGACCTCATATGAGCATAACTCTGTTCGTCGTCCTCTTGAATACATGAAAAAAGCTGTGGGAATTGAAGTCGATTACTTTAACATAGGGGAATACAATGAATTTGATAGCGATGCATTTCGCCAGGGGATTCAACCAAATACAAAAATGATTATCGTTTCACATGGATCGAATTTAACCGGTAACATTGTTCCAATTGATGTTATTGGTGGGATTGCAAGAGAAAAAGAAATCACCTTTTTAGTTGATGCCTCTCAAACCGCTGGTATCGTTCCTATCCATATGAGTGATATGAGCATTGATCTATTAGCCTTTCCTGGTCATAAAGGCTTGCTTGGCCCTCAAGGGACTGGTGTGCTAATGGTTAGTGAAGGAATCGAACTAAAGCCTCTTTATCACGGCGGAACGGGGAGTAGCTCAGAATTAATTGATCAGCCAAATCAACTGCCGGAGCGTCTTGAGAGCGGTACACTAAATACGCCAGGAATTGCAGGGTTACTAGCTGGATTAAATGCGGTAAAAAAAATGGGTCTTGATGAAATAAGAAAGCATGAACAGAAGCTAACAGAGATTCTAGTTAATCGGTTGAATCAAATCGATTATGTTCACGTTTATGGACCAGAACAACGACTTGCCGTTATTCCATTTACGATTGATGGAATAGATGCCCAGGAGATTGCAATTATCCTAGATCAGCATTATCAAATAGCGGTGAGGGCAGGGTTGCATTGTACTCCGCTTGGTCATGAGACGATTGGTACGAGCAAAACGGGAACAGTGCGTTTAAGTGTAGGGCCTTATAATACGGAAGATGAGGTTTATAAAGTAATTGAAGCAATAGAAGAAATTGTTGAGGGGTACTTCGGCTGA